The genomic interval TGGAGGTGAGGACTTTCAATTGTTTTCTAAATCTGTTTATAGATATTAGATGTTCCTGGTGTCAATGGAATAAATGTTAATCTTTTAATGAGTGTATATTGTTTTCAGCGCCATTCATACAACCATATATGAATCTGCAGAAGCATACTCAGACTGTTTGagggcacctcctttcaaacccctggtactcacagttaagggttttttttaatgcattgagGCAGAGGTAACAAGAGGGGGGAGCTCCTCTAGAGAATTTTTAGAAttgaaaattatgaaaaatgaaaacacaaaaggacAGTTTGAGTTTAATAAAAGAGCATTCaggtcattttttcactttattgacttacttaaagctcctgtgaggaactttcagtatgtgttgattctggcgccccctgaaGGCAAACCTGTACATTTGCggatcttgttctgtacatacCAAAGTAGGATTCATCTGACAGACAAATATCATCCAGCTTTCTTTTAACACTCAACTGTGACAATCAAATATGTTCTATTGAGTATGGGGGGAAAAAACGAgaacacctaccccctcacagctgtTTCAGGTATTTAAAATCACACTACAGAAATTGTCATTCTTGctgctgatggttttgtttgcttgtcttggtcataaagaggcatcagcatcaatttcaatctgttccacaaccagttaaaaactcctcactggagctttaaaatcagAGAGGGAACTTTTCTTAACATTGAGTTCACTGGAGAGATATCCAAAGGTCACTTTTGTGCATTAAATCCAATGAAGAGAAACCCAGCGGGCACAATTTATTGACTgtaagggcatccagaggtatTTCTTCACATTAAGTTCTATAGAAGGGCATCCAGAtggcacttttttacattttaaacatctgaAGCACATCCAGGGggcatttttttagtttttaacatttgaggggcatccagaaggctttttttcttttttgaacatTTGAGGGGAATCCAGAGAGAAACTTTTTCATGCGTTTTGACCATGTGAGTGGCATCCAGTTGGTACTTTTTTACGTTTTgaacatttgaggggcatccagagggaactttttcaTGCGCTTTCAACTGAGAGGGCACAAGACAAGGaaatttgtgatgttttatcTACAACACAGAATCCAGGAGGGCACTTTAGCACACTTTCTTTCAGACATGAGGGCACCAAGGGACGCGATCccactgtgtatgtgtttcttttacatttaataactacacagagcagcagacaacatttcaattaaactttattttcatatttatcaACACTGTCCTTTGGGACgtcacattcaaataaaatacatctcATAATACAAAGATGACACTGCATCAACCCGTGTATTAACTCAGTCAgtgttcctctctgcaggaaGCAGAAGGTGTGTAGGGTTACATCAACATAACAGGAGCTCAAGTCTTTACGGGGTCTTCcttaatgtaaaaatgttgttcCTCATTGACAAAGCAATCCACATCAATTCTGTTTCAGCGCAAACTCAAGTGAAAACTCTTCGCTATAAACATCCACAGCAACCTACTACAACCTGAACTGCGACTCCACTGCAGCTCATCTGAATACCAAAGTCAATGAAGCAGACTTTGTGAGGATGTGTTGACTGATTTAATGCACATATACTGCATAGAGAGCCTATTATCtctgacaaagaaaataaacatccctAAAGTTTGCTTTTGTCAGGATGGATTGACTTGTGTTGTGCATGGCTAGCTGTTCCTCTGATACGTCATGAACAGAAGTGATGCTCATGTCCAAACCTTTACAGTGATCTTTCATTTGTTTGCATATAAATTCTGGGAAGTCTAGCACATCACACATTATCGCCTGCTGCACATGAAGTGAATGATGATTAGTGAACTTTTCCAGTCTTTCTGCACTATAGAGGAGGTGGAGATATCCTactattataatttttttcaatGCTTTTAAGGCATAGCAGAGCTGAACTGGCTTCTTGAAGTTATCTAAATGGGTCAGCAGACTGGAAACAAGTACAAATATACATTTGCACTAAAGTCTGCATGGGCTGCAAAGTTTCAAGCATTATTTGTGGTTCTGCTTTGAAGTCAATATAAAGCTTCAAAGGGAGGATTAAAGCAGACCTCCTCCTGCCCCTGATAAAGACCACAAAAGCAGCAGTTTGGAAATATTCATTTAGAGATCAGACCATCTGTGGGTCCATGTCTTCGTCCTGTCGTTTGCGGGGAGGTGGTGGAGGCTCTTCTCCGGTGTCTTGTTTGTCTCTCTCAGCCTCCACccagctctgagggaggatcaTCTTCTTCGGCCCGTGTGGTGGTGGACCCAGCAAGACTTCGATGTCATCGTAGTTCACCACCTCGCGCTCTAACAACGCATTGGCCAACTAGAAAAGAGAGACCCCAGCGAGTTTTGACTTGTAgtgtacacaaaaaaacaacattaatgatCAAAGAAGGATCAACTGACCAGAATGAGCTTGTCTCTGTTGTCCAGTAGCAGCTTCTCTGTGTGCCTGTAAGCACGAGCGATCAACATCTTCGCCTCCTAGAAGAAGACATAGTGATGTGAGGTTTCCAGATGTAAAATGCAACAGATAACTAAAACTGATTTCCCCAACTTTCACTGCTGCATGCTAACAGAAAACAAGTCCAAGTTTAGAACCCACGTGATCCATCTGCTGCTGCAGGCCCTGGCTGAAAGGACGACGTCCAATGGCACCTTGCTCCTGTGTCTCTGGGAATGACACCTGGCCGACACTGTCGCTCATGCCGTACTGCTTCACCATGGAGTAGGCCACACGTGTCACCTTACGCAGGTCATCCTGAGCTCCTAGGGAAACAAAGCGAAGGTGATTTACTTTAGGGGTAAACCTAAAGAGAAGCGTTTATATTTAGATGTTCCTTCATACTCTTGATTGAAATTATCCTTTAGAGTTAGTGTGGATGAGAAGAATGTGAGTGGTCAGGTTGTCATCAGGAAAACAATCTGGAGAGCCTACCTGTTGTAACTTTGTTAAAGGTGATCGCTTCAGCAGTTCTTCCTCCAAGAGCCATACACATCCGCTCAAACAGCTGCTCCTTGGTGAACAGGTACTGGTCCCGAGGTAAGATCTGCGCAAATCCCAGGGCTGCGTTAGTCCTCGGGGCGATAGAAACCTACAGAAAAACAgcacatgttcattttttattttattaacagtTCTCAGACATGTAAATGAAAGTGAAGCTTTTGGATTGAGTCTCATCTTTTTACTGGTCTTAATCAATTAAATGCAATGAGCGGTACGATGTGTTGAATTCATGGCGTTTCAAGAGCCTAATTTTTTGTTGACATTCATATATCGGGAGGcaaacaccctctctactttaaagagtaggcttcaaactttcctttttgaaaaagcttatagttagagctggctcaggcttggaccagctcttggttatgctgctataggcttagactgctgggggaactgacgcACTCCATCGCTCCGGCCGACGTCTGTCACCCCCCTCAAATGGCCTTAAGGAACTTCATTTTTCCTTAAGGaacttctttccctctctcctctctctgcctgtctcttactttaactcttcctgtcccattaaagttactaaccatagacctctctgaagtccctgagctaccttgtcttgtaggttcctctgtttctctgctgctgtggacgtgccagactccagctgctacaactactactatccgtctcaccactatcatctctctctctctcttcatctccctctgtccctctttccaacacggtctcagcagatgtgtgtctagcatgagtctggtcctgctggaggtttctgcctgttaaaggaagtttgtccttgccactgtaacttgctaaatgctgcaaagtgctctgctcatggtggattaagatgagatcagactgagtcctgtctgtaagatgggactggatcttatcctgtcttgatgttgggtctttgttaataatagaacatagagtacagtctagacctgctctgtttggaaagagtcttcagataacatttgttgtgatttggtgctataatAAATGAGAATTGATTGTCATCATGGTGGAACCAAATATAAAAATCAATCTTTAATAAGGCTTTTTCAGGGAGTGAACTGTGGCGCTGGTAAACAAAATCTGTTTGAAAATtgatgtgaaaaacaaaataacagaatAACAGACCAGATGGATGGAAGGACTCATGCATTTGGCAAAGACCACGTGATGATTCGGTCCAAGATGAGAGACTTTCATTTGCAAACATTGGACAAACATCCAAAAGTAAGAAATAGTAATAAAAGGGGAGGAACGTGATGAAATCATGTTATTACTCCATGATATTTACAGTTAAAGATCTAATCTGAGTTGTAGGTCTATATGATGCTGCAGGATGACATGCCAATGTATTAGCAGACTAAAGGTTTACTGTAATGTTGTTTGCAATTTGTGCTTTTTCTACAGCCCTTTTTTGGACAGAGTTGTTTCTAATTTAATCTACAGAGTATGAACCAATTCAGGCAGGAAATCACTAACCGATCATAGATttatgtgtaaaatgttaaatcacagAATAAGTGCAGACTAGTTTTTGAAGACACTGACGTCAAAACATCTTTAACTTTGACCGTCATGTTGTGTAATCAATGTTTTTGGATTCTTGTCATTTTATTGAAACATCCTACTTCCTTGGTGTAAAGCGTATAGACCCCCCTGACGTGGTCCTTTATCATAATTCATGCTTTATATTTTTAGCTCCACTACTGCAGGAATTTGTTGACGGCTCATCCGGCATCCAAAAACCACCTCTATGCTAATTGGTAGCTTCATGTTTAACACCTCGTTAGATGTCCCCGTCTGATCTGACACATTGTCAGAAGTGTGAATGTCCAACGGAAGAGGAACATATCACAGtccagcagaggaagagaggacacACAGGGGGGTATGATGACTAACGAGATGTTTGGACAAATTGTTTTACATAAACTTGGCAGAAATCGAGTCCCGAGAGCTTGTTGTAGGGTTTTATAGACAAAGGGTCTGACTCTGTgatcacatttcaaaataaaagctttacacATCATGAAAGGCTTTCAAACTTTGATCTGCCCAACCAATCCAGTTTAAACATATGAGTTAGAGTATCTAACGCATACACCACATGGAGGAGGAGTGTGTTACCTTCATGACGGCTTCTGTGTGCTCGAGAAGCCATCCCACCAAAGCGTGTCCGGACTCATGGAAAGCAACcaccctctgctcctctttcgACAAGATCTTACTCTTCTTTACACTtcctaaacacacaaacacacaaaacactcagattTGTCACATTTAGGCATGAAGACGTACCTTGTGTGGTTTACCAGTTTTCTGATGCAACATACCCGCTATGACTCTCTCCACTGCGTACTCAAAGTTAAAGGTGTCAATGGACTTGTGTCCCTCTCTGGCTGCATGCAGCGCGGCTTCATTACAAATGTTGGCAATGTCGGCGCCTGCAGAGACAACATGAGTTAGCAAAAGAGTCCCTGATTGCTGAATGCATGAgcagaaagggaaagttttgtgttgtgtgttaagATGTTAATACTAGTTAAATCAAAAGCTTATGATTATCACTACTTCTTTAAATTAAGACATGATAGTTTATATGTAAATACCACTGAAGCCAGGGGTGAGCTCAGCCAGACGTAGAGAGTAGACCTTAGCCGGGTGGGTCAGCTTCAGGATCTTCAGATGTTGCTCAAAGATTTCCTTCCtctcctaaaaaacaacatgaaacaataaGAACAGCAAACTCTGGAGCTGAAGAGAAGTACAGTTTCTGAATCTGAAATTGCAATATTGGGTCTTATAAGATGTAACTTAGCTTATTACCAgtctctcttactgatcttccagctgtgtaagatgcttgattctgattggtcaaaacctcttgacaatggtaattaactttcactaacatgagcaacagcagagacaaactgatcacacgtcgtgtcaaatcaatccgctgAAAAaaagttctggcacattttgcttctgcttgttgacaccatagcagcagggttcaaagttgtgacattttccctgtttgtttttaaaggtgtgtgaaccgcagagctcagagaagaaggaaagctgaatgaggacagtttcatgttaaatcaaccgcaacaggcagataagaatccatcaacATGGAATGCTAACTGATGTGGAATCACTAGTACTACTTTTGttaaactgttttcattttaaattaatcaaataatcttttaataaagtttttttGCCACTGTGTTGGTATCTcaagtagccgggtaataagcaggataatgtatggtgagtgCGGAGGGGTCAAGAccctatttcccataactacctgctaatcatacattatccccCACAAAGTACAGAAACTACATCCCTACTCCATGAGATGCACTTGCAACAGTGGGATTTGAAGACTACCTGCAGCGTTGGCAGATCTATAAAGATGTGTCTATCCAGTCGGCCTGGTCTCATCAGAGCGTTGTCCAAGATATCTGCTCTGTTAGTGGAGGCAAGGACGATGACATGGTCTGTTGTTCCCATTCCTGTGAGTCATTAAAAAGGGTCAGAGCTTAATTATTCTGTCTGAAAGTACCCTGCACAGGATAACAAATCATCTGAAAGACACTCACCGTCCATCTCTACCAGCAGCTGGTTGAgggtctgctcctcctctgtgttggAGAACCCGGACATGTTGGTGGAGCGCTTCTTTCCCACAGCGTCGATCTCATCGATGTAGACGATGCAAGGTGCTCGGCTTCGAGCCTCCTTGAACAGACTCCTGACTCTAGCTGCACCGAGACCTTCACACAACAATAAATCTCATCAGAACCGGCATACAGAGTGACGCACTGAGTCTCATCTGATGTCAGAGATGCACCAGATTGAACATCTTTCATTCCAAGGAGGGAACACACGTTTATGACAAAATATCTACCACCAAAGTGAATATCTTACCTCCGATGACCTCCACAAACTCAGAGCCGGCCATGGCCAGAAAGGGGACCTGGGCTTCAGTGGCTACAGCTTTAGCCAGCAGGGTCTTTCCGCAGCCTGGAGGCCCGAGGAGCAATGAGCCTTTGGGAACCTTGGCTCCCAGCTGGAGGTATCGTTCTGGATTCTGAGAACAGGTAATATCAATGATATATCATGACATATTTGGATGGTAGATATTGCAGCATTCAATGTTTGAATTACATGATTTGTGAGTCTGTATTCTTACCTTGAGGTAGTCCACAAACTCCTTCACTTCTATCTTAGCCTCGTGCATGCCTGCTACATCTTTGAAACTTACACCTTTACCCGACTTGCCGTCCACGATGGTGAACTTGGCCATCTTCAGCTGATTCTGTTAAGTGTTTGTAGCACACATTTAAATAGTTATTTCAACCATATGAATATAATTAGAAACGTGATGCACACTTTTCTTTTGTGGTCTCACTTACAAAAGCACTGAAGCCGCCTTCTCTACCGCCCATGCCCAGCAGTCGAAAGATGTACCAGAGAATAGCCACACCCACGGCAGCCATTCCCAGAGCATAGACAGCACTGTAAAGGAACAGATAAATCATATATAGAGACTGTGTATCCTCTAAATGTTCATCAAACCTTTGCAGCCTCCTCATATATGcatatattttgatttaaagtctgtttcagaaAAGATCATTTTCTCACTTTGCAAAGAATCCTGTGCGTTTGTAGGAAACTGGTATCCTGTCCTTGGTGTCAATACTCAGCTCCTCTTCAGCGGCTCTCAGCTTCTCCTCAAACTTATCAATGTTTGCAACCTGCATTCTGTACATGAGCGCCAGCCTCTACAAAGCAACAAAGACAGCACAGAACGAGAGGTTAGCATGCTAGTCTGCTGTAAAAGTGTGCATGCTTGTGATGTGTAATGTAATGTTCAACTTACTGGTCTTCCAAAGATGACTGCTCCAGGATGAAGGTAAATTTCTACGATGTCGCTCTCAGGAACGACCTGCACACGGGACACCTCTCCCTTGGCCAGCATCTCGTTCACAAAGTCGTTCCAGGAGATGTTTCCACCGCTGGTGTTTATGGAGTTCAACAGGCTCATGATGAGCGCGATGATGAAGAGGGCCCGGAGGCGTTCCCGGTATATCTGGTCCTCCTGCTCCCGGCGTTTCTTCTCTTCTAAAAAGGGGAGGCAGAttagagaagaagaggatgaagacggaaagagaaatgaaacacaGCTGGATGTGATGTGTCTGACACTGACcttcatcttcttctggagTTTTTCCCTTTGGTTCATTGCTTTTATTCTTCTCTTGTTTAGACTGTGATGTGCTGAAGAAGTTTGTCGCCCCTGAAAACGACATGTTACTTATTATATGAGCCTCAAGCTGGGTCACTAATATCCAATTATACAACAAATTTAAGGTCAATAAATCAGATTACTTACCTAATAAATTTACCAAACCAACAGGATTCCTTAGCAGGTTGTTCTTGATTAAATCTTTGCTGATTCCTACCAAACCAGGACCCAGAGGTCTGTGGAGAAGACTCTGAAATGGAAACAGTGGGACAACATTTGGTTACATTAAAATAGTCCTTGAATAgctgataaaacaaacatttcagtaGGGATTTTAAATGCCATCTTGCAACTGAAACTTATGATTGTTCCTGTCACTACACCGAATCCATTTTAGTTATTGCTCTGAGGTATGGGGCAACACATATatgacatacactaccagtcaaagtttggacacaccttctcattcaatggtttttatttattttaattattttcaacattgtagattaatactgaagacatcaaaactatgaaataatctggttttgccataatctggattacaacagtaacCAAATgtggctatccattgtgtactaaccctacctctgaatcacacaactgatggtctcaaacacattaagaaggcaagtcattctataAATGAACTcatgacaaggctcatgttcattagaaaccattccaggagaccacttcatgaagcagactgagagaataccaagagtgtgcaaagctgtcatgaaggaaaaagggggctactttacagaatctaaaatataaaacatattctggtttgtttaacacttttttgttaattaaataattccacatgtgttctttcatagttttaatgtcttcagtattaatctacagtgtttcaaataattgatataaatacaaacccttgaatgagaaggtgttccaaacttttgactggtagtgtatatttgaTAGATTTCCTTTAGCctcatcatttttaatcatatacTGCACCATCTCCTGTGTTAGTTCCTTCTCCACTAGAtgtcctgattttatctgaattttatatatatatattttaaaataattgtattcctttagagttcttttaggggaattttgtGTCTCTTCAAATACGTTATATTgatttatcttgacttgtgtgattttaataactgcttgttttattttgcaatcattttgtaacttggtttttgaaaagtgctctgcaaataaaatatgtattatcattattcttatACACATGCACTACAGTAAAGTACATGCGTGTTTCCGTTTATGGACTTAAACTTTGGAATTCTCTGGATGATGCAATAAAATGCTACTTAAACATTTCACAGTCTCAAAGAATGTTTAAAGGTAAAGTAATGGGGACTGAC from Notolabrus celidotus isolate fNotCel1 chromosome 3, fNotCel1.pri, whole genome shotgun sequence carries:
- the spg7 gene encoding paraplegin, whose protein sequence is MSALLFQHRAVLCKKYSRGLLWTLSRPNSHLLTNKQPSSGGVRNVLATWNYVRRILHTTSERTAASQQQKVLQSLLHRPLGPGLVGISKDLIKNNLLRNPVGLVNLLGATNFFSTSQSKQEKNKSNEPKGKTPEEDEEEKKRREQEDQIYRERLRALFIIALIMSLLNSINTSGGNISWNDFVNEMLAKGEVSRVQVVPESDIVEIYLHPGAVIFGRPRLALMYRMQVANIDKFEEKLRAAEEELSIDTKDRIPVSYKRTGFFANAVYALGMAAVGVAILWYIFRLLGMGGREGGFSAFNQLKMAKFTIVDGKSGKGVSFKDVAGMHEAKIEVKEFVDYLKNPERYLQLGAKVPKGSLLLGPPGCGKTLLAKAVATEAQVPFLAMAGSEFVEVIGGLGAARVRSLFKEARSRAPCIVYIDEIDAVGKKRSTNMSGFSNTEEEQTLNQLLVEMDGMGTTDHVIVLASTNRADILDNALMRPGRLDRHIFIDLPTLQERKEIFEQHLKILKLTHPAKVYSLRLAELTPGFSGADIANICNEAALHAAREGHKSIDTFNFEYAVERVIAGSVKKSKILSKEEQRVVAFHESGHALVGWLLEHTEAVMKVSIAPRTNAALGFAQILPRDQYLFTKEQLFERMCMALGGRTAEAITFNKVTTGAQDDLRKVTRVAYSMVKQYGMSDSVGQVSFPETQEQGAIGRRPFSQGLQQQMDHEAKMLIARAYRHTEKLLLDNRDKLILLANALLEREVVNYDDIEVLLGPPPHGPKKMILPQSWVEAERDKQDTGEEPPPPPRKRQDEDMDPQMV